From the genome of Setaria viridis chromosome 1, Setaria_viridis_v4.0, whole genome shotgun sequence:
agccccgcgccggcgccgctgtcCATCTCGCggctgctcgtcgccggcgacgtcggCGTGACGCCCCTGTAGTTGGGGTTGCTCCCGTACAGGCTCTGTATCCCCTGCACGTCGTCGGCCTCCAGCTCCACCTTCCTCGTCCCCGTCCGGATCGTCGGGTACATGATGGCCTCCGGCACCGATGAGtggccgaggcccaggaggtgcCCGATCTCGTGCACCGCCACGGACTCCAGGTCCACCACCCCCGGCGAGGACGCGCGCGacacgtcgccgccggccacccacGCCTCGGCGGCGTCCAGGTGGAACCTCCCGTCCGTCGGGGAGAAGGCGTGCGCGAGCGTGCCCAGGGGCCCGTCGAacggctcgccgtcgccgtgcgaGCCGGTGTAGAACCCGATCGTGATGTCGGCGTCGGACTCCGACGCCGTCTCCGCGAACCGCAGGTTCGTGGCCGCGGCCCACTGGGCGAAGGCGCGCGCGAACACGTCGCTCAGCGTGGACCGGTCGATGGACGTCGCCGAGGTCGCGGTGATCGCGTACTTGAGGTCCCGCCGGAACGGCGGCCACCTCGGCCCGCCGGGGAAGTAGGCGTAGAGGTGCCTGCCGTGGGCGCCCGCTGCCGACGAGTTCCTCGCCATGGTGGACGTCCCGTTGATGACGTCGGCCACGCCGCAGCGCGGGGATACCATCTGCGCCACGGTGGACGCGTCCAGCGCGCCGGTGGCGTTGAGCCCGAAGTTGCGCTGGTACGTCGCGATGGCCGCCTCTAAATCCTCGTCGAACGCGTCGGTGaacggggacgacgacggcggtggcgggaggtAGCCGAAGTGGCTGAGGTAGTCCTTGAGCCCCGCCAGGCCCTGCCGCTCCTCGCCCATGTGGCAGCCGGAGAGGTTCTGGAACGCCGCCCAGGGGTTCGGGAACGCCGGCGCCCCAGGCGGCAAACCGGCCGggaaggccgccgccggcaacgcTACCGCAAACACTACCATCGCCACCGCGACGGCGAAAACTCGCGATGCAAGCGGAGAGCCCGTTGCCGAAGTCATCTGAAGCAGAGGAAGCTTGTCGCTGAGATGAGCAGAGATGGCGCAGCTGTCACGTACGCTTTAAGGCGTTGCTACCAAGTTGGCCACGGGCGGCGTGGTCAGCCGCCCAGCAGCGGCAGGTACGCGTGGCTAGGAGGTGGGACACAGAGCCCTCCGCTTCGAGCCGGGACGTCGCAGTTTTGTCTGCGTGTTTGTGGTTTGGTGAATTCCTTTTGTTCAAGATGGAGAGGGGATGTGGCCTTGTGTTTGTTGCGAGTTGCTGTCGTGCCTACGGCTGCCTGTGATCTGCGTGAAGTGACGGGCTCAGAACTGAAAAGGTTTTGCTTTTGAACATGGATCACCGATACACCGGCCCGCCCGGAGAAGCTTCTGTGAGTTTGGTTTCCGGTGACCTGCACGCAGCACGCGGAGGATGATGGCGAAGCCTGTGGTCGGAACGGAGAAGTGTCGTAGGCTGCTCAAGGGCGTGTAACATAAAGAAGAGAGGTCTGGTTATGACCGTTGGAAGGACGTCATTTCTTCCGACTGACGAAAGTAAAAGGAACAATAGGCAGAGAACATACGTCTCTGAATTCTGAAAGCTTGAATCAGCGACTTGTCAATCAGAAAACAGGAACCACATCTAATACTCTTCGAGTTGGACAGGACAGGCTGTAGTTCTATGCTTCTTTTTCTCCAGTTCACAAAGCAAGCAGTTGGAAGAAAGATGTGCTATGCAAGTGAGAAAGCAGGTCGTTCAGATGTGCAAAGGGAGATGCCAGGTTGaaaaaaagaagcagcagcaattCTTCGACCTCCCTGGAGAAATGCGGTTAGAACTTCTGTTATTACCTGATTCAGCTGAGCCCTATGGACGCATGAGAATAGTTCTATGCTTCTTTTTGACCCAGTTCACAAAGCAAGCAGTTGAAGAAAGATGTGCTATGCAAGTGAGAAAGCAGGTCGTTCGGATATGCAAAGGGAGATGCCAGGTTGAAAAGAAAGAAGCAGGTCTTCGACCCCCAGGAGAAATGCGGTTAGAACTCCAGTTATTACCTGATTCAGCTGAAAGGACATTTATCTATGAAAGGACATAGTTGAATTCCAATGTTTGTGACTTTTCAACGCGAGCTGCACATAAACTCTTGGGACGGTTAGCGAAATGATCAAGCAACGGACTCCTGTctgtttcaggctttcagcttTGAGCAGTTGGAAAAATATCTGACAGTTCGTCATCAGACATCGGGTCGCCTTCATCCAGCTGAGAATAAGTTGGGTTCAGACTGGAGCATGCGCTTTGCTGTGATGTATGCTGAGATAAGAGGCGAATTTGTGCTTCGCTTCGATGATTCCACGCTATTATCACTTTATCAGCTAGATGACGGCGGCCTGAATCCCGTCTCTGAATCGCACCAAACCCACAACATATTCGCACGGCATCGGCATACAGGCCCTCTAGGCCCAAGTCAAGTTGTTCGTCACAGAAGGGATCATTTCTGGGCCTTATGGGATTATAAAGCATGTTGGGTCTCCTTTGTCAATGCCTTTGCTGGACCGTAGAACTTTCGCACTCAACCGAGACACATCAGCAGCTGGATCTGTCAATTATCAGATGCTCTTTTACTGTTCTTCAGCAGCGCACTCGCGAGAAATGGAGATTAGAATATGTCCCTCTCTAACCTGATACAAATACTAAGGACAATCCTCTTGACCAAGCAAGCGGTCTGACTTATCCGCAAGAATCTCCCAGCTACACTACGATAAAAAAGGCCATCTCGAGGCGACAGGGCGCTGCAACTTGCATCGCTTTGCAGCCATCGTCGgaaactctgaatttttcgAACACAAGTGAAAAGACACGCATGAGAAAACAAGGTCCTAGTTCGGCTTTCGTCTGTAGAAAAACCTAGCTTTACTCGTGAGCATCTAGAAGCTGGAAACAGGGTACTTATCACCTTATCAGCTTGAGCCCCGGCCCACACAATAATGCATAGGGACTTCCAATTCGAGTTGGCCCAAGGCTGTCTTCCTCTAGCCTGTCTAGAAGTAGATGTAATCACAGTTACAGCCACAAAGCTGGCTTGTCCTGTACTCATGCTAAACTTTCTGCTTGTCTCGTCATGCTCCCCGAGCTGACTTGGCTTCAGACAATCCACTGAACACTGAGCGCGAGTCCACCACTCGCGTTGCTGTTGATGCGATCGGCATATCCTTGCTCATTTACACCGTCCTTCCTTAAGAACACAATATATAGCCTTGTATTGTATATAAATCACCATGTGTTTTCCCAAGTCTGAAATGTTGTTATCGTTTGTGATCACAGCAAACACTGTACATCATGTGACAAATGTTGCTTGAGAAAGCGGCAGCATTAACAGTGGCACTTTTGGGTTTTTTCGCTCGGAGCGGATGGCTGGAGGCAATAATGTGTGTACGGCGAGCATCGCAGGGAGATCAGAGACAGCAACTTGGGAACAGTTCCGGGATGGATTTTGAGAGACAAGGTGGGGGCGGTGTATCGTCCTGCGAAAACTACGTTCGTACTGTGTTTGCCGTTCAGAAAACTGCTTGGGAACTGCCTAGTTTAACGCATTCTTTTTTCAGAAGCTATTTTTCAGTTTAGCCATTAAAAGAAAATGAGCTGCATATGCTGCCCCACGGCCGGAAGAGATGACGACGAGATGAAGCCATGAACGGAAGCACCGAGGTATCATTGCGGGATGACCTTTGCGCACAAAGAAGAGAATGTCCATGCTTGGTGAAAAGTAGCTAGGCAGAAAGGGAATCCGCTATGGCTCCAGAAATGGTAGGGCAGATGCCGGAGTTAGGTAACATCGATCCATTTATCCGCACGCGGCAGCCCCCACTTCGACGATCTCCTCTCTTCGACAACGCCATCCGTCAACGCGCGGATAAGAACATACTACCAGGTTCACATAATTTTGTTTTTGAGGAGAAAGCTCTACAGAATTTTACCTGTACTATCCAGTGATGAAGGATCAAGGAGGCTATGATTTTACTTTTGACCATTTTTCGGTTGCTAAATTCTCGTTAACTGATCCAGACGCTCTATCGATGCAAAGATTTTGCTGTCACGATCTAGAGCACTCTCGTCTGTCCCTTCTCCCTTTAAGCGAGGCAAGTTGGTGCCATTTGGATTTGGCTGCTGCGCTGCACAAGCGTAATGGGGCCATGTTCTTGCTCTTGCTCAGGACCAAGTGGCAAGTGTGCGAATAAAGGAAATCTTATGCACCTTTCTGGATCAGAATCACTACATATACAATGAAACAAAGCCGCAATCTTTTTGTGTTTCGTTGCCGCTATCTTCTTGGCTCATCAGGTTCTTCAGTTCCATGAATTCCGCCGGTGAGCAAGAGCCGAGCCAAATCCAACATGAGCCTGCGGGAGCTATGCTCTCCCAGGCCGTGTCGCTCTCGTCGCAGCCGAGCCTGCCTTCTCTGCCGTCGCTAGGCCCCCGCGACCAAAGCGTAATCCCTTCCCTCCACCAATGCCTCGCCACCCTCAGAGCCCACTCCTCCTACGTCTccgccctcgccgtcgacggcgactCGCTGTACAGCGCCTCGTCGGACGGCCGCATCAGGGTGTGGCCATTGGACGGCGGCGCGAGCGGAgggcaggagcagcagcaggatgaCAGCGGTGGCAGCGCTACGGTCGTCGCCGCGTGCGACAGCTCCGTGAAGTGCCTTCTCGCCATGGGCGACGGTCTCGTCCTCAGCTCCCACCAGGACGGCAAGATCAGGGCATGGCGCGCCGGCAGCCGGAAGGACGGGTCCCGGCGCCTCGCCCCGCGCGCCGTCCTGCCGACCTGCGTCGACCGGCTGCGGACGTTCCTGCTCCCGTGGAGCTACGTGCAGGTCCGGCGTCACCGGTGGCGCACCTGGGTGCACCACGTGGACGCGGCCACCGCGCTCGCCGTGTCCCCGGACGGCGCGCTCCTGTACTCAGCGTCGTGGGACCGGAGCCTCAAGGCGTGGCGGCTGCCGGGGTTCCAGTGCGCGGAGTCCGTCGCAGCCGCGCACGACGACGCCATCAACGCGCTTGCGGTGTCCCCCGACGGGCACGTGTACACGGGCTCGGCCGACAAGAAGATCAAGGCGTGGAGGCGCCAGCCGGAGCGGAGGAGCAAGCACGTGCTCGTGCAGACGATGGAGCGGCACAGGTCGGCGGTGAACGCGCTCGCTCTGGGGGTCGACGGGAAGGTGCTCTACTCCGGCGCGTGCGACCGGTCGGTCGTGGTGTGGGAgcgcgccggcgacgggcgCATGGAGGCCACCGGCACGCTCAGAGGGCACAAGAAGGCGATCCTTTgcctggcggcggccggggacgtGGTATGCAGCGGC
Proteins encoded in this window:
- the LOC117837538 gene encoding metalloendoproteinase 2-MMP, whose amino-acid sequence is MTSATGSPLASRVFAVAVAMVVFAVALPAAAFPAGLPPGAPAFPNPWAAFQNLSGCHMGEERQGLAGLKDYLSHFGYLPPPPSSSPFTDAFDEDLEAAIATYQRNFGLNATGALDASTVAQMVSPRCGVADVINGTSTMARNSSAAGAHGRHLYAYFPGGPRWPPFRRDLKYAITATSATSIDRSTLSDVFARAFAQWAAATNLRFAETASESDADITIGFYTGSHGDGEPFDGPLGTLAHAFSPTDGRFHLDAAEAWVAGGDVSRASSPGVVDLESVAVHEIGHLLGLGHSSVPEAIMYPTIRTGTRKVELEADDVQGIQSLYGSNPNYRGVTPTSPATSSREMDSGAGAGLRPDAVFVGVVAAVGLLLAP
- the LOC117837532 gene encoding protein JINGUBANG, whose translation is MNSAGEQEPSQIQHEPAGAMLSQAVSLSSQPSLPSLPSLGPRDQSVIPSLHQCLATLRAHSSYVSALAVDGDSLYSASSDGRIRVWPLDGGASGGQEQQQDDSGGSATVVAACDSSVKCLLAMGDGLVLSSHQDGKIRAWRAGSRKDGSRRLAPRAVLPTCVDRLRTFLLPWSYVQVRRHRWRTWVHHVDAATALAVSPDGALLYSASWDRSLKAWRLPGFQCAESVAAAHDDAINALAVSPDGHVYTGSADKKIKAWRRQPERRSKHVLVQTMERHRSAVNALALGVDGKVLYSGACDRSVVVWERAGDGRMEATGTLRGHKKAILCLAAAGDVVCSGSADRTVRVWRRGAENTGYTCLAILEGHGAPVKSLTLVYGRDRGSFGGGGGGSALVCSGALDGEVKIWSVLVPCLLER